A section of the Petrimonas sulfuriphila genome encodes:
- a CDS encoding 2-oxo acid dehydrogenase subunit E2 — protein sequence MRYIFNFPDIGEGLEEGTILEWYVTKGQAVSTGDSLVKMETDKVVADIPSPRTGIVAARFGEVGDVIKVGSPLVEIEIEGVFAEEAQAEAKRGFDPEPEEKAETVVGTMEVASRNAFLPASNEGTTEQPPVTEKPRRKALSTPVARAMARDLGIDINEVCGTGPSGRVTKADVENHKSVRKPSSLRVSEQEDDEVTYEPLTQIRKAIARNMIQSKHNAAHMSLFEEVEISDLVRVREKYKGKFAERGVKLTYLAFIVKAVVNALKQHRQLNSQIDLENDRMIFNNRYNIALAVDTPAGLVVPVVRDADRLSIFEIAQRIDEISEKARKRDLTLEDMKGGTFTITNYGSIGGIFATPVINYPQAAILGVGRILKTPVVKDDAIVVGRVMALSLSVDHRIVDGGEVTRFINKVMEYLADPMALLME from the coding sequence ATGAGGTATATTTTTAATTTTCCCGATATAGGAGAGGGACTCGAGGAAGGAACCATCCTGGAGTGGTACGTTACGAAAGGACAGGCGGTAAGTACGGGCGATTCCTTGGTGAAGATGGAAACCGACAAGGTAGTGGCCGATATTCCGTCACCGAGAACGGGAATAGTTGCTGCCCGGTTTGGAGAAGTAGGTGATGTCATAAAAGTAGGCAGCCCGCTAGTTGAAATTGAAATAGAAGGAGTTTTTGCGGAAGAGGCTCAGGCCGAGGCGAAAAGAGGATTTGACCCTGAACCGGAGGAGAAAGCCGAAACGGTGGTGGGTACGATGGAGGTGGCTTCGCGAAATGCTTTTTTGCCTGCGAGCAACGAAGGCACAACGGAGCAGCCTCCCGTAACGGAAAAACCACGCCGTAAAGCTTTGTCTACGCCCGTTGCGCGGGCTATGGCCAGGGATTTAGGCATCGATATAAATGAAGTCTGTGGCACAGGGCCTTCGGGGCGGGTCACAAAAGCAGATGTTGAAAACCATAAGTCCGTCAGAAAGCCATCCTCCCTCCGGGTTTCGGAACAAGAGGACGATGAGGTAACTTATGAGCCCCTTACCCAGATCCGCAAGGCTATTGCCCGGAACATGATCCAGTCCAAGCACAACGCTGCCCACATGTCGTTGTTCGAAGAAGTGGAGATATCCGATCTGGTAAGGGTTCGGGAGAAGTATAAGGGGAAATTTGCCGAAAGAGGGGTTAAGCTGACCTACCTCGCTTTTATTGTAAAGGCTGTCGTCAATGCCCTCAAGCAACACAGGCAGTTAAATTCGCAGATCGACCTGGAGAATGACCGGATGATCTTCAACAACCGCTATAACATAGCGTTGGCCGTGGATACCCCTGCCGGACTGGTGGTCCCTGTTGTTAGGGATGCCGACCGTTTAAGCATTTTTGAAATTGCTCAACGCATCGACGAAATATCGGAGAAAGCCAGAAAAAGAGACCTTACCCTGGAAGACATGAAAGGCGGAACATTTACCATTACCAACTACGGTTCCATCGGAGGAATATTTGCCACGCCGGTGATTAATTATCCCCAGGCGGCTATTTTGGGAGTGGGCAGGATCCTCAAAACCCCTGTGGTGAAAGACGATGCCATTGTTGTAGGCCGTGTAATGGCATTGTCACTCTCGGTAGATCACCGTATCGTTGATGGGGGAGAAGTTACCCGGTTTATCAACAAGGTAATGGAATATCTTGCCGATCCCATGGCGTTACTGATGGAATAA
- a CDS encoding alpha-ketoacid dehydrogenase subunit beta, whose amino-acid sequence MSVMTMVQAINNALDIKLAEDNGVVVYGEDVGVVGGVFRVTEGLQKKYGVERVFDSPLAESAIVGTGVGMALSGLRPVVEMQFEGFSYPAFNQIISNVSRMHNRSRGRFRIPMVIRFPYGGGINAIEHHSESPEALYSHIPGLKVVVPSTPHDAKGLLISAIESDDPVIFMEPKRIYRAIKQEVVTGKFTIPIGKASVLTEGTDVTVVAFGAMIRECQRAMVMAKEAGISVELIDLRTIYPIDKETIRNSLQKTGRLVVVAEAQRSFSVGSELIAIANEEAFLYLEAPPKRVMGFDTIIPLAQGEKYFMITPERIFYEIEKTVKF is encoded by the coding sequence ATGAGCGTAATGACAATGGTTCAGGCGATCAACAACGCGTTGGATATTAAGCTTGCCGAGGATAACGGTGTTGTGGTTTATGGGGAAGATGTAGGAGTTGTGGGAGGAGTATTCCGGGTAACCGAGGGGTTGCAGAAAAAATACGGTGTGGAGCGTGTGTTCGATTCGCCTCTGGCGGAGTCGGCTATCGTGGGAACAGGAGTGGGTATGGCCCTTTCCGGCTTACGGCCCGTGGTGGAAATGCAATTCGAAGGGTTTTCCTATCCTGCATTTAATCAGATAATCTCCAATGTATCGCGCATGCACAACCGTTCACGCGGAAGGTTCAGGATTCCCATGGTCATCCGGTTTCCCTACGGTGGAGGCATCAATGCCATCGAACACCATTCGGAAAGCCCCGAAGCACTTTATAGCCATATTCCCGGTTTAAAAGTAGTGGTTCCTTCAACGCCGCACGATGCAAAAGGGTTGCTGATATCTGCTATTGAAAGTGACGATCCGGTTATTTTTATGGAGCCCAAACGAATCTATAGGGCCATCAAGCAGGAGGTGGTTACCGGTAAATTTACCATTCCAATTGGAAAAGCCAGCGTGCTTACCGAGGGTACAGATGTTACCGTCGTGGCTTTCGGAGCGATGATTCGCGAATGCCAGCGGGCAATGGTAATGGCGAAGGAGGCAGGTATATCGGTGGAGTTAATCGATCTCCGGACGATCTATCCCATAGACAAGGAGACCATCCGGAACTCGTTGCAGAAAACAGGCCGGTTAGTGGTTGTGGCAGAAGCACAACGATCATTCAGCGTGGGTTCGGAGTTGATAGCCATAGCCAACGAAGAGGCTTTCCTCTACCTGGAAGCTCCTCCAAAAAGGGTGATGGGTTTTGATACCATTATTCCGTTGGCGCAAGGTGAGAAATATTTTATGATAACTCCCGAAAGGATTTTTTATGAAATAGAAAAAACGGTTAAGTTTTAA
- the pdhA gene encoding pyruvate dehydrogenase (acetyl-transferring) E1 component subunit alpha, translated as MIFEEFNPSEDKILRIIDNDGRILRPDLFPEISDDTIVKAWKAMLFERVADEMAVSFQRQGRMFTYPPNKGQEAIHIAAGNVIRENDWLVPAFREVGLMLAKGVTMKEIFLYYNGNEQGSNFKNAPRVLPINVPIGTQLPHAVGIGYSIKYRKEGDIVFTYIGDGGTSEGDFSEALNFAGVWQVPVVFTIQNNQYAISVPVTTQTKSINLAVKSVAFGIPGIKVDGNDFFAMYLVYQKASEHARTGKGPVLIEALTYRCGAHTTSDDPSRYRTKEEEAAWELSDPLFRLKKFMEHKGIFRENEEKLREQYKKEVEKQFLDAENVAPYALEDVFNYMYVEMPDDLKKQKEEYQQFLAWKGNRK; from the coding sequence ATGATTTTTGAAGAGTTCAATCCATCGGAAGATAAGATCCTCAGAATTATCGATAACGATGGTCGTATTTTACGTCCCGACCTATTCCCGGAAATATCCGACGATACTATTGTGAAAGCCTGGAAAGCCATGCTCTTTGAACGGGTAGCCGATGAGATGGCTGTATCCTTTCAACGCCAGGGACGCATGTTCACTTATCCCCCCAACAAAGGACAAGAAGCTATTCATATTGCGGCCGGCAACGTGATACGCGAAAACGACTGGCTCGTTCCTGCTTTTAGGGAAGTGGGGCTAATGTTGGCTAAAGGCGTTACAATGAAAGAGATTTTCCTGTATTACAACGGCAACGAACAGGGGAGTAACTTTAAAAATGCCCCGCGTGTATTACCCATAAACGTTCCTATCGGTACACAGTTGCCCCATGCCGTTGGGATAGGATATTCCATTAAATACAGAAAGGAAGGCGATATTGTGTTTACTTATATTGGGGATGGCGGTACGTCGGAAGGTGACTTCAGCGAAGCGTTGAACTTTGCCGGTGTGTGGCAGGTCCCGGTAGTGTTTACCATACAAAACAACCAGTACGCTATTTCCGTTCCGGTAACCACGCAAACCAAATCCATAAATTTAGCTGTTAAATCGGTAGCGTTTGGCATTCCGGGCATCAAAGTCGACGGAAATGATTTCTTCGCCATGTACCTGGTCTACCAAAAGGCATCGGAACATGCGCGAACCGGTAAAGGGCCGGTGCTTATTGAGGCACTTACGTACAGGTGTGGCGCCCATACCACTTCCGACGATCCCAGCCGCTATCGGACAAAAGAGGAGGAGGCAGCGTGGGAGCTGTCGGATCCGTTGTTCCGGTTGAAAAAATTTATGGAACACAAAGGGATATTTAGGGAGAACGAAGAAAAGCTGAGGGAGCAGTATAAAAAAGAAGTGGAGAAACAATTTCTGGATGCTGAAAACGTTGCCCCGTATGCTTTGGAGGATGTTTTCAATTACATGTATGTGGAAATGCCTGACGACCTGAAAAAACAGAAAGAAGAATATCAACAATTTTTAGCTTGGAAAGGGAATCGAAAATGA
- a CDS encoding ROK family protein: protein MKQIIGIDLGGTTIKGGLIEGQNLIKEEVADTRAPEGGEVTLTVLKDIIRKLKTDKIHAIGIGVPSVVDRTQGIVYHVQNIKDWNEVHLKQLLEKEFNIPVHIDNDANCFAKGERIYGLGRDFENFVGITLGTGVGGGIIQKGNLLSDANCGSGEFGEMPYLDGILEQYCGSFFFTNNYGTTGYEVARKVGQNDKKALEIMHEYGKHIAVLVKMIVLTVDPQAIIFGGAIAKSLPLFKESMYEHLNDFPYPNSIKNLKILGSELNHPGILGAAALCY from the coding sequence ATGAAACAGATCATCGGAATAGATTTGGGTGGAACCACCATCAAAGGCGGTTTAATAGAAGGGCAAAACCTGATAAAAGAAGAGGTGGCCGATACACGGGCACCGGAAGGCGGGGAAGTTACTTTAACTGTGCTGAAAGACATTATCCGCAAGTTGAAAACCGATAAAATCCATGCCATAGGGATTGGCGTCCCGAGCGTTGTGGATCGTACCCAAGGCATCGTTTACCACGTACAAAACATCAAAGATTGGAATGAGGTACACCTGAAGCAGCTGCTAGAAAAGGAATTCAACATACCGGTACACATCGATAACGACGCCAACTGTTTTGCCAAGGGAGAACGTATTTACGGACTTGGCCGGGATTTTGAGAATTTTGTCGGAATTACTCTGGGCACAGGCGTGGGCGGTGGAATAATACAAAAAGGGAACCTGCTGAGCGATGCCAACTGCGGATCGGGAGAATTTGGAGAAATGCCTTACCTGGACGGTATCCTCGAGCAATATTGTGGAAGCTTTTTCTTCACAAACAACTACGGTACAACGGGATATGAAGTCGCCCGGAAAGTAGGGCAGAACGATAAAAAAGCGTTGGAAATCATGCATGAATATGGAAAACATATTGCTGTACTGGTAAAAATGATTGTTCTTACCGTTGATCCGCAAGCCATTATCTTCGGAGGTGCGATTGCCAAATCGCTTCCTTTATTTAAAGAATCGATGTACGAACACTTGAACGACTTTCCCTACCCCAATTCCATCAAAAACCTGAAAATACTGGGATCGGAACTAAACCATCCCGGAATTCTGGGAGCAGCGGCATTGTGTTACTGA
- a CDS encoding outer membrane lipoprotein-sorting protein: MNKKTIVIFLSFFSPLLYAQNYPSGNSLLDKIDANMSSETTVMTASMQVNSARATRTMTLKTWMEGDKKAFTEYLSPAREKGTKMLKLDNQLWLYSPSTDRTIQISGHMLRQSVMGSDLSYEDMMNDTPMQEQYNAVVTGEETINGRKCWVVDMTARISDINYYSRKLWVDQERFVPIKMQLFAKSGKQLKEIALSDIRQIQGRWYPMKTVYKDVLKDGKGTEFTISEISFNQRIPGNVFNKSNLK, translated from the coding sequence ATGAACAAAAAAACGATAGTAATATTCCTCTCTTTTTTCAGCCCCTTATTGTATGCACAAAATTACCCTTCGGGAAATTCCCTGTTGGACAAGATAGATGCCAATATGTCGTCAGAAACAACTGTCATGACGGCTTCGATGCAGGTGAACAGTGCACGCGCCACGCGTACGATGACGTTGAAAACATGGATGGAAGGCGACAAGAAGGCCTTTACTGAATATCTCTCGCCGGCAAGGGAGAAAGGAACCAAAATGTTGAAGCTCGATAATCAACTGTGGCTTTACTCACCATCGACCGACCGCACCATCCAGATTTCGGGTCACATGCTGCGTCAGTCGGTTATGGGAAGCGACTTGTCTTACGAGGATATGATGAACGATACACCAATGCAGGAGCAATATAATGCCGTAGTTACCGGAGAAGAAACAATAAACGGTAGAAAATGCTGGGTGGTTGACATGACCGCCAGGATAAGCGATATTAATTATTACTCCCGGAAATTATGGGTCGATCAGGAACGGTTCGTCCCGATCAAGATGCAACTGTTTGCCAAAAGCGGAAAGCAATTGAAGGAGATAGCTTTATCGGATATACGGCAGATACAAGGACGTTGGTATCCAATGAAAACGGTCTACAAGGATGTGCTGAAAGACGGAAAAGGAACAGAGTTTACCATAAGCGAAATTTCGTTCAACCAACGTATTCCCGGGAATGTTTTCAATAAATCGAATTTGAAGTAG
- a CDS encoding FtsX-like permease family protein, which translates to MLKFLLKGLMRDRSRSLLPVVVVTLGVMITVFMHAYLSGVLGESLEKTANFSEGHVRVETRAYADNFSQLPNDLALVGVDTLEKSLERLYPEYDWVQRIDFGGLLDVPDSSGNTKMQGTVMGKGVDLLQSDGEATRMELKKLLVKGRFPSKAGEILVSDELFEKLYLSLGDKVTLISSTMFGEMAMYNFTVAGSLHFGVNVLDRGMMIADIRDVKAALNMEDAAGTLLGFSKNKLYNDRQAVATKTDFNKRYENDEDKFAPVMSSLSDNGLMGFSYAFIKNIAGFIILVFIFAMSIVLWNAGLISGLRRYGEFGLRMAIGENKSEIYRSLIGEAALVGIIGTIFGSMLGLSASWLMQEYGINVGSMMNNSSLMISDTLRTQITPFTWFIGFIPGIFSTVIGAMLSGVGIYKRQTANLFKELQN; encoded by the coding sequence ATGTTAAAGTTTCTGTTAAAAGGATTAATGCGGGATCGAAGCCGGAGCCTCTTGCCGGTTGTTGTTGTGACACTGGGGGTGATGATTACCGTGTTCATGCATGCTTATTTGAGCGGTGTGCTTGGCGAGAGTCTGGAAAAAACGGCTAATTTCTCCGAGGGTCACGTAAGGGTGGAAACCAGGGCCTATGCCGATAATTTTTCGCAATTGCCCAACGATCTGGCGCTTGTGGGTGTTGATACGTTGGAAAAAAGCCTTGAAAGGCTCTATCCCGAATACGATTGGGTGCAGCGGATTGATTTCGGTGGGTTGTTGGACGTGCCTGATAGTTCGGGAAATACGAAAATGCAAGGCACGGTGATGGGAAAAGGCGTCGATCTGCTGCAATCGGATGGTGAAGCCACCCGTATGGAACTCAAAAAACTGCTGGTGAAGGGACGGTTTCCTTCCAAAGCCGGAGAAATACTGGTCAGCGATGAACTTTTCGAAAAATTGTACCTAAGTCTGGGCGACAAGGTTACACTGATTTCTTCCACCATGTTTGGCGAAATGGCTATGTACAATTTTACGGTGGCCGGTTCGTTGCATTTTGGAGTAAATGTACTCGACCGGGGAATGATGATTGCCGATATACGCGACGTGAAGGCAGCCTTGAATATGGAGGATGCTGCGGGAACCCTACTCGGTTTCTCTAAAAACAAGTTGTACAACGATAGACAAGCTGTTGCAACAAAAACAGATTTCAACAAACGGTATGAAAACGACGAAGATAAGTTCGCACCGGTGATGTCTTCCCTTTCGGACAACGGCTTGATGGGTTTCTCTTACGCTTTTATCAAAAATATCGCCGGATTCATCATTCTGGTTTTTATTTTTGCCATGTCTATCGTACTTTGGAATGCCGGTTTGATTAGCGGCTTGAGGAGATACGGTGAGTTCGGACTGCGGATGGCTATTGGCGAAAATAAATCGGAAATTTACAGGTCGCTTATCGGGGAAGCCGCATTGGTAGGAATTATCGGAACTATTTTCGGCTCAATGCTGGGATTATCGGCATCGTGGTTGATGCAGGAATACGGCATCAACGTGGGTAGCATGATGAATAACTCATCGTTGATGATTTCCGACACGTTACGAACACAGATAACTCCTTTCACCTGGTTTATCGGGTTTATCCCAGGAATTTTTTCGACGGTTATTGGAGCCATGTTGTCGGGAGTCGGGATTTATAAACGACAGACGGCGAACTTATTTAAAGAGTTACAGAATTAA
- a CDS encoding FtsX-like permease family protein translates to MKILKLVFRNLIGNGLKTWLNVFVLSIAFVLIIFMQAILQGWDRQAMSDTVKWEIADGQYWNANYDPFDPFTLDSAVSIIPKQLVNQYETGQVEPVLIVAGTIYPSGRSMPVLMKGIRSGQQLLELPTSLLMNPTDSADIPAIIGSNMAHQSGLTENDIVTLRWRDANGTFEARDIRIAGVFRTFVPTVDAGQIWLPLDILQKITLNSGKVSLLVKSKEVSVVPVDGWNFKDVDELTRPLRETLRSKTVGQSVFYVIFLLLALLAVFDTQTLSIFYRQREIGTFVALGMTKKEVMGLFTLEGTMNAILAIALGAVYGVPMFLYFAVNGIPMPSGTSDFGVAIADKIYPAFPPKLIIGTILFIILITAWVSYLPARKIVKMNPTDAIKGKIQ, encoded by the coding sequence ATGAAAATATTGAAACTAGTCTTCCGAAACCTCATTGGCAACGGGCTGAAAACGTGGCTGAACGTTTTTGTGCTGTCGATTGCGTTCGTGTTGATCATTTTTATGCAGGCGATTTTGCAGGGCTGGGATAGGCAGGCTATGTCCGATACCGTAAAATGGGAAATTGCCGACGGGCAGTATTGGAATGCGAATTACGACCCGTTTGATCCCTTTACACTGGACAGCGCTGTGTCGATTATCCCGAAACAGCTTGTCAACCAATACGAAACCGGACAAGTTGAGCCTGTTCTGATAGTTGCCGGCACTATTTATCCGTCGGGCCGGAGCATGCCGGTGTTGATGAAAGGCATCCGCTCCGGACAACAATTGCTGGAGCTTCCCACGTCGTTGTTGATGAACCCGACTGACAGCGCCGATATCCCGGCAATTATCGGATCGAATATGGCACACCAGTCTGGACTGACGGAAAACGATATTGTAACGCTACGGTGGCGCGATGCCAACGGTACTTTCGAAGCGCGGGATATTCGCATTGCCGGCGTATTCAGAACATTTGTTCCGACGGTAGATGCCGGGCAGATCTGGCTTCCGCTTGACATATTGCAGAAGATAACGCTGAATTCTGGTAAAGTTAGCCTTCTTGTTAAATCGAAAGAGGTGAGCGTCGTGCCGGTTGACGGCTGGAATTTCAAGGACGTAGATGAACTCACTCGACCGCTGAGGGAGACCTTGCGATCAAAAACCGTTGGACAAAGCGTTTTTTACGTGATCTTCCTGTTGTTGGCTTTGTTGGCTGTTTTCGATACACAAACGCTTTCCATCTTCTATCGCCAGCGCGAGATCGGCACCTTTGTGGCCCTCGGAATGACTAAAAAAGAAGTGATGGGTTTGTTTACGCTCGAAGGGACCATGAATGCTATCCTTGCCATCGCTCTCGGTGCTGTTTACGGCGTTCCCATGTTTCTTTATTTTGCTGTAAACGGTATCCCGATGCCATCCGGCACAAGTGATTTCGGGGTTGCCATAGCCGACAAGATTTATCCGGCATTTCCCCCTAAACTTATTATCGGAACCATCCTGTTTATTATTTTAATCACGGCATGGGTAAGCTATCTCCCTGCCCGGAAAATTGTAAAAATGAATCCGACCGATGCCATCAAGGGGAAAATACAATAA
- a CDS encoding ABC transporter ATP-binding protein, which produces MDSKNNLIVDVNGLVKRFPIGFSGFFTALKGIDLTVSEGEFMGLVGPSGSGKTTFLNIIGTLDKPSEGRVNVLDRNAGNLTPRQAAQLRKEEMGFIFQSFNLLPVYTVFENVEFPLLLLNLSYGERKKRVMETLEWLGLTSKINSRPPQLSGGECQRVAIARAMVKRPKLVLADEPTANLDADNSHRILKTMVKLNEELKTCFIFATHDEKVISYLKRIVHLEDGRIVKDISRQKSELQ; this is translated from the coding sequence ATGGACAGCAAAAACAACTTGATTGTTGATGTTAACGGACTGGTTAAGAGGTTTCCGATAGGCTTTTCAGGATTCTTTACGGCGTTGAAGGGTATTGACTTAACCGTATCGGAAGGTGAGTTTATGGGCCTGGTTGGGCCAAGCGGTTCGGGGAAAACTACGTTTTTGAACATTATTGGAACACTCGATAAACCGTCTGAAGGTCGGGTAAACGTGTTGGACAGGAACGCAGGGAACCTTACTCCCAGGCAAGCTGCACAGCTGAGGAAGGAGGAAATGGGTTTTATCTTTCAAAGTTTCAACTTGCTACCTGTTTACACGGTTTTTGAAAATGTGGAGTTTCCGTTGTTGTTGCTTAACCTATCTTATGGGGAACGCAAAAAACGGGTGATGGAGACGTTGGAATGGCTGGGATTGACTTCGAAAATAAATTCCCGACCGCCTCAATTATCGGGAGGGGAGTGTCAACGGGTGGCGATTGCAAGGGCGATGGTAAAACGTCCGAAACTGGTATTGGCTGACGAACCGACTGCTAATCTGGATGCTGACAATTCGCACCGCATTCTGAAAACCATGGTGAAACTGAACGAAGAACTGAAAACCTGTTTCATTTTTGCCACGCACGATGAAAAAGTGATCAGCTACCTGAAGCGAATCGTACATTTGGAAGATGGCCGTATTGTAAAAGATATCAGCAGGCAAAAGTCGGAGTTACAATAA
- a CDS encoding acetate--CoA ligase family protein, protein MITLQLINPKSIAVIGASENIEKPGGKALYNVKNGTFEGGLYAVNPKHENIQGVQTFRNVSELPQIDLAILAIPANLCVPVIKSLLEEKNTKAVVVLSAGFSEMGPIGKKMEKEMALLADKHQATLIGPNCIGVMNPYHQSVFVSPVPKMEWGGTALVSSSGATCVFILESALSKGLTFSSVFSVGNAVQTCVEDVVEYLNETYEEGKSPQTILMYIESIKKPQLLLKNARELIGKGCRLAAVKSGISDAGGRAAASHTGAMLNSDMAVDALFRKAGIVRCNSRGELTAMGAVLQHPKLTGKRIAIITHAGGPGVMLTDVLSTGGMKVPRLSDELMRNLRDELFEGASTANPIDILATGTAEQLEKCIRFCDRLESIDGIVVIFGSPGLFSNIDTYRVIREQQNSCLKPIYTILPSILNAKEEMDQFVDEGGVFFEDEFVLGNALLNESRYVAPVEEKETGKLKNEKKIKALLKDRKGLIDSHVGFELLDLMGVSRPRNKFISTEEEAINAAQELGFPLVMKVVGPAHKSDVGGVVLDVVTLEAVRENFKRLIGIKNAAGVEVCQMERGLEVLIGVKKEPGFGHIITCGLGGIFVEILKDIQYTLAPVTRTEALRMIRSLKSYKLIQGARGKEGISEEVFAEVICKVSDLLVLVPEIEEMDLNPLMGRGHHLSAVDVVIKM, encoded by the coding sequence ATGATAACGCTCCAACTGATAAACCCGAAAAGCATTGCCGTGATCGGTGCTTCGGAGAACATCGAAAAACCCGGCGGAAAAGCACTTTATAACGTGAAAAACGGAACGTTTGAAGGAGGCCTCTATGCTGTAAACCCAAAGCACGAAAACATTCAGGGGGTGCAAACCTTCAGGAATGTATCGGAACTGCCACAGATCGATCTGGCCATCCTGGCTATTCCGGCCAACCTGTGTGTCCCGGTTATAAAAAGCCTTCTTGAAGAGAAAAATACCAAAGCTGTCGTTGTGCTCTCTGCCGGATTTTCCGAAATGGGACCGATAGGTAAAAAAATGGAGAAAGAGATGGCGCTCCTGGCGGACAAGCATCAGGCAACGCTGATTGGCCCCAACTGCATCGGGGTTATGAATCCATATCATCAGTCGGTTTTCGTCTCTCCCGTACCGAAAATGGAGTGGGGAGGCACAGCACTTGTTTCCAGCTCAGGAGCTACTTGTGTATTTATCCTGGAATCGGCATTGAGCAAAGGGCTTACTTTTTCTTCCGTATTCTCGGTAGGAAATGCAGTTCAAACCTGCGTAGAAGATGTGGTGGAATACCTGAATGAAACGTATGAGGAAGGGAAGTCGCCCCAAACAATCTTGATGTACATCGAAAGCATTAAAAAACCACAACTCCTATTAAAAAATGCGCGGGAACTTATTGGCAAGGGTTGTCGTCTGGCTGCTGTAAAATCAGGAATATCCGATGCCGGAGGCCGTGCTGCTGCCTCCCACACGGGTGCTATGCTGAATTCGGATATGGCAGTTGATGCGTTGTTCCGGAAAGCAGGCATTGTCCGATGCAACAGCCGTGGTGAACTGACGGCCATGGGGGCTGTGCTCCAACATCCCAAACTAACCGGGAAACGTATAGCCATTATCACACATGCCGGAGGCCCCGGGGTTATGCTAACGGATGTTCTCTCTACCGGCGGGATGAAGGTGCCCCGCTTATCCGACGAGCTGATGAGGAATTTGCGTGACGAACTGTTCGAAGGTGCCTCTACTGCCAATCCAATAGATATTCTCGCTACGGGGACAGCCGAACAATTGGAAAAATGCATCCGTTTTTGTGACAGGTTGGAAAGCATTGATGGAATTGTGGTTATTTTTGGTAGTCCGGGATTGTTCTCCAACATTGACACTTACCGGGTAATCCGTGAACAACAGAACAGCTGCCTTAAACCCATATATACCATACTGCCATCTATCCTTAACGCTAAGGAAGAGATGGATCAATTTGTAGATGAAGGCGGAGTATTCTTCGAAGATGAATTTGTGTTGGGTAATGCGCTGCTGAACGAAAGCCGGTATGTTGCGCCTGTTGAGGAGAAAGAGACAGGAAAGCTAAAAAATGAAAAGAAAATTAAAGCTTTATTAAAAGACAGAAAAGGGCTGATAGATAGCCATGTGGGATTTGAGTTGTTGGATCTAATGGGTGTGAGCCGTCCTAGAAATAAATTCATTTCAACGGAGGAAGAAGCAATAAATGCGGCGCAGGAATTAGGTTTTCCGTTGGTGATGAAAGTGGTGGGTCCTGCGCATAAATCAGATGTAGGGGGCGTTGTGCTGGATGTGGTAACCCTGGAGGCCGTTAGAGAAAATTTCAAACGGTTGATCGGAATAAAAAACGCTGCCGGGGTAGAAGTTTGCCAGATGGAACGGGGACTGGAAGTACTTATCGGTGTGAAAAAAGAGCCGGGATTCGGCCATATCATTACGTGTGGCTTAGGGGGGATTTTTGTTGAAATCCTTAAAGATATCCAGTATACGTTGGCACCCGTCACACGGACGGAAGCGTTGCGGATGATCCGTTCGCTGAAGTCATATAAGTTGATCCAGGGTGCCCGCGGAAAAGAGGGCATAAGCGAAGAAGTTTTTGCCGAAGTGATATGTAAAGTATCTGACCTTCTAGTACTTGTTCCTGAGATTGAAGAAATGGACTTGAATCCGCTTATGGGGCGAGGACATCATCTTTCGGCCGTAGATGTGGTGATCAAAATGTGA